Proteins from a genomic interval of Spea bombifrons isolate aSpeBom1 chromosome 4, aSpeBom1.2.pri, whole genome shotgun sequence:
- the ADPGK gene encoding ADP-dependent glucokinase isoform X1, with product MWVKALSVCLLAFAVGLIHHLNPNIPETALSYLSSTLQSISRRELSSPSFEETFSAAWDNLIVAPSKHWGRVAVGVNACVDVVLSGVSLLQALGLNPQSARDHAVLNTQEELAGTFLHYMQQGAAAERFYSDAVSFQRISSVASKDPGAQYFLGGNAALIAQRLATHPDLEVLLCGPIGPKLHELLDERILVPPASLQEHDEYHLILEYKAGERWGSGRAPAASRFIFSHDLSNGAMTTLEVLLSSLEEFQPRLLVLSGLHMMEGLSQEAKEVRLREAASSMSEVPSDVLIHLELASMTDGDLMRGIIYQQVFPLISSLGLNEQELLFLSQSASGPHSNLQAWSGIPDVGMVSDIIFWILQGSRNGSSALTRVHFHTLAYHILATIDGFWNNQVSAVAAGARIAGAQACASDRIDPARVMLKSPLEFSTSHAEVGSTVKVSVEKPVAVWNKGDVTFHFTPVLICKEPSRTVGLGDAISAEGLLFSEAMFQ from the exons ATGTGGGTCAAGGCGCTCAGCGTATGCCTGTTGGCCTTTGCAGTGGGTCTTATCCATCACCTGAATCCCAACATCCCTGAAACAGCCTTGAGCTACCTCTCTTCTACCCTACAAAGCATTTCACGCAGGGAGCTGTCTTCGCCATCCTTTGAAGAAACCTTCTCTGCTGCATGGGACAATCTCATAGTGGCACCCAGCAAACACTGGGGAAGAGTGGCTGTGGG AGTAAATGCATGTGTGGATGTTGTTCTCTCCGGGGTGAGCTTGTTGCAGGCATTAGGCTTAAATCCACAGTCTGCAAGAGATCATGCCGTTCTAAACACGCAGGAAGAGCTGGCTGGTACCTTCCTGCACTACATGCAgcaaggggcagctgctgaacgGTTCTACAGCGATGCAGTCAGCTTCCAGCGCATTTCCAGCGTTGCCTCAAAGGACCCAGGTGCCCAG TACTTTCTTGGCGGAAATGCTGCTCTCATTGCTCAGAGACTGGCGACCCATCCTGACTTGGAG GTCCTTCTTTGTGGTCCCATTGGCCCCAAACTTCATGAGCTACTTGATGAGCGTATATTGGTGCCTCCCGCATCTCTACAAGAGCATGACGAGTATCACTTAATATTGGAGTACAAAGCTG gAGAACGCTGGGGATCAGGTCGTGCACCTGCAGCCAGCAGATTTATCTTCTCCCATGACCTGTCCAATGGTGCTATGACAACACTGGAGGTCTTACTGTCTAGTCTGGAAGAGTTCCAGCCCAGATTGTTGGTGTTGTCTGGGCTCCACATGATGGAAGGCCTAAGCCAGGAGGCAAAGGAGGTCAGGCTGAGAGAA GCCGCATCTTCAATGTCTGAAGTCCCTTCTGATGTGCTCATTCACCTGGAATTGGCTAGTATGACAGATGGTGACCTTATGAGAGGGATCATCTACCAG CAGGTATTCCCTCTGATAAGTTCTTTGGGACTCAATGAGCAAGAGCTTCTGTTTCTCAGCCAGTCTGCCTCAGGCCCACACTCCAACCTTCAAGCTTGGTCAGGTATCCCAGATGTTGGAATGGTCAGTGACATAATATTCTGGATCCTTCAGGGTTCTCGGAATGGATCCTCCGCTCTGACACGTGTTCACTTTCATACTCTGGCCTATCATATCCTGGCCACTATCGATGGGTTCTGGAACAATCAAGTATCAGCGGTTGCTGCAGGTGCTAGAATTGCTGGTGCTCAGGCTTGTGCCAGTGATAGAATAGATCCAGCCCGGGTCATGCTTAAGAGCCCTTTGGAGTTCTCTACATCTCATGCGGAGGTGGGCAGTACTGTAAAGGTGAGCGTAGAGAAACCCGTGGCAGTTTGGAATAAAGGAGACGTGACTTTTCACTTCACACCAGTTCTGATCTGCAAAGAGCCCAGTAGGACAGTGGGATTAGGGGACGCAATATCCGCAGAGGGACTTTTGTTTTCTGAAGCAATGTTTCAGTGA
- the ADPGK gene encoding ADP-dependent glucokinase isoform X2: MWVKALSVCLLAFAVGLIHHLNPNIPETALSYLSSTLQSISRRELSSPSFEETFSAAWDNLIVAPSKHWGRVAVGVNACVDVVLSGVSLLQALGLNPQSARDHAVLNTQEELAGTFLHYMQQGAAAERFYSDAVSFQRISSVASKDPGAQYFLGGNAALIAQRLATHPDLEVLLCGPIGPKLHELLDERILVPPASLQEHDEYHLILEYKAGERWGSGRAPAASRFIFSHDLSNGAMTTLEVLLSSLEEFQPRLLVLSGLHMMEGLSQEAKEVRLREAASSMSEVPSDVLIHLELASMTDGDLMRGIIYQVFPLISSLGLNEQELLFLSQSASGPHSNLQAWSGIPDVGMVSDIIFWILQGSRNGSSALTRVHFHTLAYHILATIDGFWNNQVSAVAAGARIAGAQACASDRIDPARVMLKSPLEFSTSHAEVGSTVKVSVEKPVAVWNKGDVTFHFTPVLICKEPSRTVGLGDAISAEGLLFSEAMFQ; the protein is encoded by the exons ATGTGGGTCAAGGCGCTCAGCGTATGCCTGTTGGCCTTTGCAGTGGGTCTTATCCATCACCTGAATCCCAACATCCCTGAAACAGCCTTGAGCTACCTCTCTTCTACCCTACAAAGCATTTCACGCAGGGAGCTGTCTTCGCCATCCTTTGAAGAAACCTTCTCTGCTGCATGGGACAATCTCATAGTGGCACCCAGCAAACACTGGGGAAGAGTGGCTGTGGG AGTAAATGCATGTGTGGATGTTGTTCTCTCCGGGGTGAGCTTGTTGCAGGCATTAGGCTTAAATCCACAGTCTGCAAGAGATCATGCCGTTCTAAACACGCAGGAAGAGCTGGCTGGTACCTTCCTGCACTACATGCAgcaaggggcagctgctgaacgGTTCTACAGCGATGCAGTCAGCTTCCAGCGCATTTCCAGCGTTGCCTCAAAGGACCCAGGTGCCCAG TACTTTCTTGGCGGAAATGCTGCTCTCATTGCTCAGAGACTGGCGACCCATCCTGACTTGGAG GTCCTTCTTTGTGGTCCCATTGGCCCCAAACTTCATGAGCTACTTGATGAGCGTATATTGGTGCCTCCCGCATCTCTACAAGAGCATGACGAGTATCACTTAATATTGGAGTACAAAGCTG gAGAACGCTGGGGATCAGGTCGTGCACCTGCAGCCAGCAGATTTATCTTCTCCCATGACCTGTCCAATGGTGCTATGACAACACTGGAGGTCTTACTGTCTAGTCTGGAAGAGTTCCAGCCCAGATTGTTGGTGTTGTCTGGGCTCCACATGATGGAAGGCCTAAGCCAGGAGGCAAAGGAGGTCAGGCTGAGAGAA GCCGCATCTTCAATGTCTGAAGTCCCTTCTGATGTGCTCATTCACCTGGAATTGGCTAGTATGACAGATGGTGACCTTATGAGAGGGATCATCTACCAG GTATTCCCTCTGATAAGTTCTTTGGGACTCAATGAGCAAGAGCTTCTGTTTCTCAGCCAGTCTGCCTCAGGCCCACACTCCAACCTTCAAGCTTGGTCAGGTATCCCAGATGTTGGAATGGTCAGTGACATAATATTCTGGATCCTTCAGGGTTCTCGGAATGGATCCTCCGCTCTGACACGTGTTCACTTTCATACTCTGGCCTATCATATCCTGGCCACTATCGATGGGTTCTGGAACAATCAAGTATCAGCGGTTGCTGCAGGTGCTAGAATTGCTGGTGCTCAGGCTTGTGCCAGTGATAGAATAGATCCAGCCCGGGTCATGCTTAAGAGCCCTTTGGAGTTCTCTACATCTCATGCGGAGGTGGGCAGTACTGTAAAGGTGAGCGTAGAGAAACCCGTGGCAGTTTGGAATAAAGGAGACGTGACTTTTCACTTCACACCAGTTCTGATCTGCAAAGAGCCCAGTAGGACAGTGGGATTAGGGGACGCAATATCCGCAGAGGGACTTTTGTTTTCTGAAGCAATGTTTCAGTGA